One Flavobacterium sp. 90 DNA segment encodes these proteins:
- the rsmG gene encoding 16S rRNA (guanine(527)-N(7))-methyltransferase RsmG, protein MDEILKYFPDLTDLQIEQFQKLDFLYHDWNEKINVISRKDIDALYTKHILHSLGIAKIMKFEPGATVLDVGTGGGFPGIPLAILFPETRFYLIDVIAKKIKVVQGVVDALELKNVKAEQKRAELVKGDFDFIVSRAVTNMPDFVSWIKDKIKKQHKHTLKNGILYLKGGDLAEELKDFPKATLYDLSTIFEDEFFETKKVVHLPLKFQA, encoded by the coding sequence ATGGATGAGATATTGAAATATTTTCCTGATTTGACCGATCTTCAAATCGAACAATTTCAAAAATTAGACTTTTTATATCACGATTGGAATGAAAAAATCAATGTCATTTCAAGGAAAGATATTGATGCATTATACACAAAACATATTTTGCATTCACTTGGAATCGCAAAAATCATGAAATTTGAACCGGGAGCAACTGTTCTTGATGTTGGAACCGGTGGCGGATTTCCTGGTATTCCGTTGGCGATTCTTTTTCCGGAAACCCGTTTTTACTTAATTGATGTTATTGCAAAAAAAATAAAAGTAGTTCAAGGCGTTGTTGATGCATTAGAATTAAAAAATGTAAAAGCCGAACAAAAACGTGCCGAATTGGTAAAAGGGGATTTTGATTTTATTGTAAGTCGCGCTGTAACCAACATGCCGGATTTTGTTTCGTGGATAAAAGATAAAATCAAGAAACAGCATAAACATACTTTGAAAAACGGAATCTTATATCTAAAAGGTGGTGATTTGGCTGAAGAATTAAAAGACTTTCCAAAAGCTACATTATATGATTTGTCTACCATTTTTGAAGATGAATTTTTTGAAACTAAAAAAGTGGTGCATTTACCTTTGAAGTTTCAGGCTTAA
- a CDS encoding acyl-CoA desaturase yields MNNTAPTFAKQDNLKFFRTLNSRVNNYFKENNIQKTGNWKLHLKAVILFAVFLTPYFLILTLDMPFWAQLLLNILMGVGMAGIGMNVMHDGNHGSYSSKSWINKIMGGSIYVLAGNVHNWQVQHNVLHHTYTNIHGHDEDLDAGRIIRFTQNAEWHRFHKFQHYYSFFLYGLLTFNWALTTDFKQMKNYLKRKLSYGAPQSPTKLWTVLVITKIIYVLIWMALPMILGVTWWKVVIGFFVMHYTAGLILSIVFQLAHVVEETSNPVPNEDGEMENTWAIHQLYTTANFAPKNKIINWFTGGLNHQIEHHIFPNISHIHYGKIAEIVKQTAIECNLPYHEFKTMRGAVIAHYKHLKDLGMKPELA; encoded by the coding sequence ATGAATAACACTGCGCCTACATTTGCTAAGCAAGACAATCTGAAGTTCTTCAGAACACTTAACTCACGAGTAAACAATTACTTCAAGGAGAACAACATTCAGAAAACCGGAAACTGGAAGCTGCACCTAAAAGCTGTTATTCTTTTTGCTGTTTTTCTAACACCGTACTTTTTGATCCTAACTCTTGACATGCCTTTTTGGGCACAATTGTTATTAAACATTCTAATGGGAGTTGGAATGGCAGGAATTGGAATGAATGTGATGCATGACGGAAATCATGGATCTTACTCTTCTAAATCATGGATCAACAAAATTATGGGCGGAAGCATTTATGTATTAGCTGGAAATGTACACAACTGGCAAGTACAACACAATGTACTTCATCATACTTATACAAACATTCACGGTCATGACGAAGATCTTGATGCGGGAAGAATTATCCGTTTTACACAAAACGCAGAATGGCACCGTTTTCATAAATTTCAACATTATTATTCTTTTTTCTTATACGGATTATTGACTTTCAATTGGGCTTTAACAACCGATTTTAAGCAAATGAAAAATTACTTAAAAAGAAAATTATCATACGGAGCGCCACAAAGTCCAACTAAATTATGGACAGTTCTTGTAATTACTAAAATTATCTACGTTTTAATATGGATGGCTTTGCCAATGATTTTAGGCGTAACATGGTGGAAAGTCGTTATTGGATTTTTCGTAATGCACTATACTGCAGGATTAATTTTAAGTATCGTTTTTCAATTGGCACACGTAGTTGAAGAAACTTCAAATCCGGTTCCGAATGAAGATGGAGAAATGGAAAACACCTGGGCAATTCACCAATTGTACACAACTGCTAACTTTGCTCCAAAAAACAAAATAATCAACTGGTTTACAGGAGGATTAAACCATCAGATCGAACATCATATTTTCCCGAATATCAGTCATATTCATTACGGAAAAATTGCCGAAATTGTAAAACAAACTGCAATCGAATGCAATTTGCCTTATCATGAATTCAAAACCATGAGAGGAGCCGTTATTGCACATTACAAGCACTTGAAAGATCTTGGAATGAAGCCGGAACTAGCATAA
- a CDS encoding pyridoxal phosphate-dependent aminotransferase: MNHILSDRINNLATSQTLAMAALARELKAQGKDIISLSLGEPDFNTPDFIKEAVKKAVDENYSTYSPVEGYLELREAICRKFKRDNNLDYKPTQIVVSTGAKQSLYNIAQVMLNDGDEVILPAPYWVSYFEIVKLSGGVPVEVPTSVDTDFKITPEQLEAAITPKTKMMWFSSPCNPSGSVYSREELTALAKVLEKHPNIYVVADEIYEHINFSGTFCSIGSIPGMLERTITVNGVAKAFAMTGYRIGYIGAPEFIAKACTKIQGQVTSGANSVAQRATITAVDADPSVLNHMVEAFHGRRDLVVGLLKEIPGVKINVPEGAFYVFPDVSSFFGKTLRGTEIKDANDVSMYLLAEANVATVTGDAFGNPNCIRFSYATSNDILKEALRRIKEALTA, translated from the coding sequence ATGAATCATATTCTTTCAGACAGAATCAACAACTTAGCGACATCACAGACTTTAGCAATGGCAGCTTTAGCTCGCGAATTAAAAGCACAAGGAAAAGATATTATCAGTTTAAGCTTAGGTGAACCTGACTTTAATACACCAGATTTTATCAAAGAAGCTGTTAAAAAAGCAGTCGATGAAAATTACAGCACATATTCTCCAGTAGAAGGTTATTTAGAATTGAGAGAAGCAATTTGCAGAAAATTCAAAAGAGACAATAATTTAGATTACAAACCAACTCAAATTGTAGTTTCTACAGGAGCAAAACAATCTTTATACAACATTGCACAAGTAATGTTAAACGATGGTGACGAAGTTATTTTACCTGCACCTTACTGGGTTTCTTACTTCGAAATTGTAAAACTTTCAGGTGGAGTTCCTGTTGAAGTTCCAACTTCTGTAGATACTGATTTCAAAATTACACCAGAACAATTAGAAGCAGCAATCACACCAAAAACAAAAATGATGTGGTTCAGTTCTCCTTGTAATCCATCAGGATCTGTTTACAGCAGAGAAGAACTAACTGCTCTTGCAAAAGTTTTAGAAAAACACCCAAATATATATGTAGTTGCTGACGAAATTTATGAGCACATCAATTTCTCAGGAACATTCTGCAGCATCGGTTCAATCCCGGGAATGTTAGAAAGAACAATTACTGTAAACGGAGTTGCAAAAGCATTCGCAATGACAGGATACAGAATTGGTTATATTGGAGCTCCGGAATTTATCGCAAAAGCGTGTACAAAAATTCAGGGACAAGTAACTTCAGGAGCAAACTCTGTGGCGCAACGTGCTACAATTACTGCTGTAGATGCTGATCCAAGCGTATTAAACCACATGGTTGAAGCTTTCCACGGTCGTAGAGATTTAGTTGTTGGATTATTAAAAGAAATTCCAGGAGTAAAAATCAACGTTCCGGAAGGAGCATTTTACGTATTCCCAGACGTTTCTTCTTTCTTCGGAAAAACATTAAGAGGAACTGAAATCAAAGATGCAAACGACGTTTCAATGTACCTTTTGGCCGAAGCTAACGTAGCAACTGTAACAGGAGATGCTTTCGGAAATCCAAATTGCATTCGTTTCTCTTACGCAACAAGCAATGACATTTTAAAAGAAGCGTTACGCAGAATCAAAGAAGCTTTGACTGCATAA
- a CDS encoding PA2169 family four-helix-bundle protein yields MIHTEETTTETVNTLEGLISILEDGKLGYTNAAEHVNDLSIKADFLDYARERALFIVELQDQINKLGKSTDTSGGGALGALHRTWIDIKSSFTGGDTEAIVNACITGEEAAVEKYKMALDKNELEGTQIAIISKQLNTIQSTLDKIKTKRLS; encoded by the coding sequence ATGATACATACAGAAGAAACCACAACAGAAACAGTTAACACATTAGAAGGATTAATTTCTATTTTAGAAGACGGAAAACTTGGATATACAAATGCCGCTGAGCACGTAAATGACTTGTCAATTAAAGCTGATTTTTTAGACTATGCCCGAGAACGTGCTTTATTTATAGTTGAATTACAAGACCAAATAAATAAACTAGGAAAATCAACCGATACTTCCGGCGGAGGTGCATTAGGCGCTCTACATCGCACCTGGATCGATATCAAATCATCATTCACTGGCGGAGATACTGAAGCGATTGTAAATGCGTGTATTACCGGAGAAGAAGCAGCCGTTGAAAAATACAAAATGGCTCTGGATAAAAACGAACTTGAAGGCACTCAAATTGCTATTATTTCGAAACAATTGAATACTATCCAAAGTACATTAGATAAAATTAAAACGAAAAGATTGTCATAA
- a CDS encoding dihydrofolate reductase family protein: protein MKKVILDLAVTLDGFIEGPNGEIDWCIMDDEMDFDGFLSNIDTIFYGRVSYDAWGNYQPDANADNSEKMLWQGVHSKKKYVFSTQNKQDSNATFINSDIANTVKEIKEQSGKDIWLYGGASLIKTFIQLNLIDTYRISVHPTVLGNGKPLFEDLKERIELKLIKTNIFKSGVVQLIYEPIQ, encoded by the coding sequence ATGAAAAAAGTAATTCTAGATTTAGCCGTGACCTTAGATGGTTTTATTGAAGGTCCAAATGGAGAAATTGATTGGTGTATTATGGATGATGAAATGGATTTTGATGGCTTTTTATCAAACATCGACACCATCTTTTATGGCCGCGTAAGTTATGATGCATGGGGTAATTATCAACCGGATGCGAATGCAGATAATTCAGAGAAAATGCTTTGGCAAGGCGTACATTCAAAAAAGAAGTATGTTTTTTCTACTCAGAACAAACAAGATAGCAATGCCACTTTCATAAACTCTGATATAGCAAATACAGTAAAGGAGATTAAGGAACAATCCGGAAAAGATATCTGGTTATATGGCGGTGCAAGTCTAATTAAGACTTTTATTCAATTGAATCTTATAGATACTTATAGAATTTCTGTTCATCCAACAGTTTTAGGAAATGGCAAACCGTTATTTGAAGATTTAAAAGAACGAATCGAATTAAAATTAATTAAAACTAATATTTTCAAATCAGGTGTTGTTCAACTTATCTACGAACCAATTCAATAA
- a CDS encoding U32 family peptidase, which yields MKKIEILAPAKDLIGGMAAINSGADAVYIGAPQFGARSNANNSIEDVAALVQYAHLFNAQVFVVMNTILYDNELEICRSMIWELYDIGVDALIIQDMAIMEMDLPPIVLHASTQSNNRDADKIKFLKDAGIKRVVLARELNLHQIKTIYDEADVELEFFVTGALCVSFSGNCYMSVANGERSANRGSCAQNCRLPYNLIDGNGETLIKNSHLLSIKDLDISEQIPNLIEAGIVSFKIEGRLKDVVYVKNNVSYLRQKLDSYLEGDGRGKYIKASSGTCTYTFDSSLNRTFNRGYTDYFVNERHSSIGSWETPKSKGQYIGKLIRTIGNAYEIENGELLNNGDGLCFINENNEADGIYVNKAENGKIYPNVLKEVKDGTFIYRNNDAAFIKIVEREDSAVRKLSTTLLLTETETGFELIATDEDGNVSTVTLEHAKEQTKTGESIEENIKTQLAKTGFTPYKADEINVMFSQNWFLPISKINEMRRTVYDQLTEIRLKNYKREEHQMIKTSHPYPETKLDFMYNVSNKTARKFYERHGVTEIEKAFELQWDPGKSRVMTTKYCIKYELKKCPIHQKDIVGVKVKEPLVLKQGELEYKLKFNCKPCEMEIWEKDAEFEIEEDHFH from the coding sequence ATGAAGAAGATCGAAATATTAGCTCCGGCTAAAGATTTAATTGGAGGAATGGCAGCCATAAATAGTGGCGCCGATGCAGTTTATATTGGTGCACCACAATTTGGAGCACGTTCAAACGCTAACAACTCTATTGAAGATGTTGCTGCTTTGGTACAATATGCACACTTATTTAATGCTCAGGTTTTTGTCGTTATGAATACCATTTTGTATGACAACGAATTAGAAATTTGCCGTTCAATGATCTGGGAATTATACGACATTGGTGTCGATGCCCTGATTATTCAGGATATGGCGATTATGGAAATGGACTTACCTCCTATCGTACTTCACGCTAGTACACAATCCAATAACCGTGATGCTGATAAAATTAAATTCCTTAAAGATGCCGGAATCAAACGTGTGGTTTTAGCCCGCGAATTGAACTTACATCAAATTAAAACGATTTACGACGAAGCCGATGTTGAATTAGAATTTTTCGTGACCGGCGCATTATGTGTATCCTTTAGCGGAAACTGTTACATGAGTGTAGCAAACGGAGAACGTAGTGCAAATCGTGGTTCTTGTGCTCAAAACTGCCGTTTACCTTATAACTTAATCGATGGAAACGGAGAAACCTTAATCAAAAACAGTCACTTACTTTCGATAAAAGATTTAGACATTTCAGAACAAATCCCAAATTTGATCGAAGCAGGAATCGTTTCTTTTAAAATCGAAGGACGTTTAAAAGATGTTGTTTACGTTAAAAATAACGTTTCTTATTTACGTCAAAAATTAGACAGCTATTTAGAGGGAGATGGACGCGGAAAATACATCAAAGCTTCTTCAGGAACTTGTACTTATACTTTTGACTCCTCTTTAAACAGAACTTTCAACCGTGGTTATACAGATTATTTTGTAAACGAAAGACACAGTTCTATTGGTTCTTGGGAAACTCCAAAATCAAAAGGACAATATATTGGTAAATTAATCAGAACTATTGGAAATGCTTACGAAATCGAAAATGGCGAATTACTAAACAACGGTGACGGACTTTGTTTCATCAACGAAAACAATGAAGCCGACGGAATCTACGTAAACAAAGCTGAAAACGGTAAAATCTATCCAAACGTTTTAAAAGAAGTAAAAGACGGAACTTTCATTTACAGAAATAACGACGCCGCTTTCATCAAAATTGTTGAAAGAGAAGATAGCGCCGTTCGTAAATTAAGCACGACATTATTACTTACTGAAACTGAAACTGGTTTCGAACTTATTGCAACCGATGAAGACGGAAACGTGAGCACCGTTACTTTAGAACACGCAAAAGAGCAAACTAAAACCGGCGAGTCTATCGAAGAAAACATCAAAACGCAATTGGCTAAAACAGGTTTCACACCTTACAAAGCTGATGAAATCAACGTTATGTTTTCTCAAAACTGGTTCCTTCCTATTTCAAAAATCAACGAAATGCGAAGAACCGTTTACGATCAATTGACTGAAATTCGTTTGAAAAATTACAAACGTGAAGAACACCAAATGATAAAAACATCGCATCCGTATCCTGAAACCAAACTGGATTTCATGTACAATGTTTCGAACAAAACGGCTCGTAAATTCTACGAACGCCACGGTGTTACCGAAATCGAAAAAGCATTCGAATTACAATGGGATCCAGGAAAATCTCGCGTAATGACAACCAAATATTGCATCAAATACGAATTAAAAAAATGTCCGATACACCAAAAAGATATTGTAGGCGTTAAAGTAAAAGAACCTTTGGTTTTAAAACAAGGCGAACTTGAATACAAACTAAAATTCAACTGCAAACCCTGCGAAATGGAAATCTGGGAAAAAGATGCCGAATTCGAAATTGAAGAAGATCATTTTCATTAA
- the purT gene encoding formate-dependent phosphoribosylglycinamide formyltransferase has product MHPSQMKILLLGSGELGKEFVIAAQRIGQTIIAVDSYENAPAMQVAHGFEVINMLDGEALDKIVAKHKPDFIVPEIEAIRTERFYDYEKQGITVVPSAKAANFTMNRKAIRDLASKELGLKTAKYQYATSAEELQKAVQEVGIPCVVKPLMSSSGKGQSTIKIESEIEKAWQYAVAGSRGDVIEVIVEAFVDFNSEITLLTITQNNNPTLFCAPIGHRQERGDYQESWQPALVSEKDLYEAQDMAEKITEALGGAGLFGVEFFLTNDGVYFSELSPRPHDTGMVTLAGTQNFNEFELHLRAILSLPIFEITLEKAGASAVILASEDSNNPTFTGIEKVAALPKTDFRIFGKPTSRPYRRMGVVLSHDSLATPIEEIVERAKATSKLITVNS; this is encoded by the coding sequence ATACACCCCTCCCAAATGAAAATACTACTCCTCGGTTCAGGCGAATTAGGCAAAGAATTTGTCATTGCCGCACAGCGAATCGGACAAACCATAATTGCTGTTGATAGTTACGAAAATGCCCCTGCAATGCAAGTTGCTCATGGTTTTGAAGTAATCAATATGCTTGACGGTGAAGCTTTAGATAAAATCGTAGCCAAACACAAACCAGATTTTATAGTTCCTGAAATAGAAGCCATTCGTACCGAACGTTTTTACGATTACGAGAAACAAGGAATCACCGTTGTTCCTTCGGCGAAAGCGGCAAACTTTACTATGAATCGTAAAGCAATCCGAGATTTAGCTTCAAAAGAATTAGGATTAAAAACAGCCAAATATCAATACGCCACTTCTGCCGAAGAATTGCAAAAAGCCGTTCAGGAAGTTGGAATTCCGTGTGTCGTAAAACCATTAATGTCTTCATCCGGAAAAGGACAATCTACTATAAAAATCGAAAGCGAGATCGAGAAAGCATGGCAATATGCGGTTGCAGGTTCACGTGGCGATGTAATCGAAGTTATTGTAGAAGCATTTGTTGATTTCAATTCAGAAATTACACTTTTAACGATTACCCAAAATAATAATCCAACCTTGTTTTGTGCTCCAATTGGTCACAGACAAGAACGTGGCGATTATCAGGAAAGCTGGCAACCTGCTTTAGTTTCAGAAAAAGATTTATACGAAGCGCAAGATATGGCTGAAAAAATTACTGAAGCGCTTGGAGGTGCAGGACTTTTTGGTGTTGAATTTTTCTTAACTAATGACGGTGTTTATTTCTCTGAACTTTCTCCTCGTCCACATGATACCGGAATGGTAACTTTGGCAGGAACTCAGAATTTCAACGAATTTGAATTGCATTTACGCGCCATTTTAAGTCTTCCTATTTTCGAAATCACTCTTGAAAAAGCCGGAGCAAGTGCCGTAATTTTAGCTTCAGAAGATTCTAATAATCCAACTTTTACCGGAATCGAAAAAGTAGCTGCTTTACCAAAAACTGATTTCAGAATATTTGGCAAACCAACTTCAAGACCGTATCGCCGAATGGGAGTTGTATTAAGTCACGATTCACTGGCAACTCCAATTGAGGAAATTGTTGAACGTGCCAAAGCAACTTCAAAATTAATAACTGTAAATTCTTAA
- a CDS encoding DUF6370 family protein: MKKVLFIAFLLIGIATQAQNKKTNEKPQIVETACGECQFGMKGKSCDLAVRIDGKPYFVDGTTIDEHGDAHAEDGFCNKIRKASVTGKVENGRFKATSFTLLKEK, translated from the coding sequence ATGAAAAAAGTACTATTTATAGCATTCCTACTTATTGGAATCGCAACTCAGGCCCAAAATAAAAAAACAAACGAAAAACCTCAAATCGTAGAAACCGCTTGTGGCGAATGTCAGTTTGGAATGAAAGGTAAAAGTTGTGATTTAGCCGTTCGCATTGACGGAAAACCTTATTTCGTTGACGGAACAACTATTGACGAACATGGTGACGCTCATGCCGAAGATGGTTTTTGCAATAAAATACGCAAAGCGTCTGTTACCGGAAAAGTAGAAAACGGACGTTTTAAAGCCACTTCATTCACTTTACTTAAAGAAAAATAA
- a CDS encoding Crp/Fnr family transcriptional regulator, giving the protein MELILENIAKHVSLTPEEQALFLSKTETHNYKAKTILLSAGEICKHSYFVNSGILRSFNINDNIVEHVLSFACSGWWMSDMYSYFSQKPGQLFIEVLEDAEVISLSKENQEQLFHEIPKLERFFRILIENSLVANQQRLMDNLSLPAEERFEKFSTKYGNLVHKVPQKQIASFIGVTPEFFSKMKARLLKK; this is encoded by the coding sequence ATGGAGTTAATTCTTGAAAATATTGCCAAACACGTTTCGCTAACTCCCGAAGAACAAGCTCTCTTTTTATCTAAAACCGAAACACATAACTACAAAGCCAAAACTATTTTATTAAGTGCGGGCGAAATTTGTAAACATTCCTATTTTGTAAACTCAGGAATTTTAAGAAGCTTCAACATCAACGATAATATCGTAGAACATGTTCTGTCATTTGCTTGCTCAGGTTGGTGGATGAGCGATATGTACAGTTATTTTTCGCAAAAGCCAGGACAGCTTTTTATAGAAGTTTTAGAAGATGCAGAAGTAATTTCTTTATCTAAAGAAAATCAGGAACAATTGTTTCACGAAATTCCAAAATTAGAACGCTTTTTCAGAATTCTTATCGAAAATTCATTAGTTGCTAATCAGCAACGATTAATGGACAATTTGAGCTTACCCGCAGAAGAACGTTTTGAAAAATTCTCAACCAAATATGGAAACCTGGTTCACAAAGTTCCTCAAAAACAAATCGCTTCTTTCATTGGCGTTACGCCTGAGTTTTTCAGCAAAATGAAAGCCAGACTTTTAAAGAAATAA
- the aceA gene encoding isocitrate lyase, producing MKTTEDRIQELINDWITNPRWKGVERPYTATEVVTLQGSYQIEHSIAKIGAQKLWRKLKSQDYVAGLGALTGNQAIQEVDAGLEAIYLSGWQVAADANLAGEMYPDQSLYPVNSVPMVVKKINNALLRADQIQTVNGVEDKKDYLVPIVADAEAGFGGNLNAFELMKSMIEAGASGVHFEDQLSSAKKCGHLGGKVLVPTQEAINKLIAARLASDVMGVSTLIVARTDADAANLLTSDADPRDAKFITGEKTNEGFFYVNSGIDQGIARGLSYAPYADLIWMETSNPDLVYAKKFADAMKKEFPDKMLAYNCSPSFNWAAKLSVAEMETFREDLAAMGYKFQFITLAGFHALNTSMFELSKAYKERGMAGYSELQEREFALQKNGFRAVKHQAFVGTSYFDAVQNTVMIGKSTITAMEHSTEVEQF from the coding sequence ATGAAAACAACAGAAGACAGAATTCAGGAATTGATTAACGATTGGATTACGAACCCAAGATGGAAAGGTGTTGAACGCCCTTATACAGCAACAGAAGTAGTTACGCTTCAGGGCTCGTATCAAATTGAGCATTCTATTGCTAAAATAGGAGCGCAAAAATTGTGGAGAAAGTTAAAAAGTCAGGATTATGTTGCTGGTTTGGGCGCATTGACAGGGAATCAGGCGATTCAGGAAGTCGATGCTGGTTTAGAAGCGATTTATTTGAGCGGATGGCAAGTTGCCGCTGACGCAAATTTGGCAGGAGAAATGTATCCTGACCAATCGCTTTATCCGGTAAATAGTGTGCCAATGGTGGTTAAAAAAATCAATAATGCCTTATTACGCGCTGATCAAATTCAGACGGTAAATGGAGTGGAAGATAAAAAAGATTATCTAGTTCCGATTGTGGCTGATGCCGAAGCTGGTTTTGGCGGAAACTTAAATGCTTTTGAACTTATGAAATCAATGATCGAAGCGGGAGCTTCAGGAGTTCATTTTGAAGATCAATTGAGTTCTGCCAAAAAATGCGGGCATTTGGGCGGAAAAGTTTTGGTGCCAACTCAGGAAGCAATTAATAAATTGATTGCAGCTCGTTTGGCGTCAGATGTTATGGGAGTTTCAACATTGATTGTTGCAAGAACAGATGCTGATGCAGCAAATTTATTGACAAGCGATGCAGATCCTAGAGATGCTAAATTTATAACTGGCGAAAAAACAAACGAAGGATTTTTCTATGTAAATAGCGGAATCGATCAGGGAATTGCAAGAGGTTTGAGTTATGCGCCTTATGCTGATTTAATTTGGATGGAAACCAGTAATCCGGATTTAGTTTATGCTAAAAAGTTTGCTGATGCTATGAAAAAAGAATTCCCGGATAAAATGTTGGCTTACAATTGTTCACCTTCATTTAACTGGGCTGCAAAATTATCAGTTGCAGAAATGGAAACATTCAGAGAAGATTTAGCTGCGATGGGTTATAAATTCCAATTCATTACTTTGGCGGGATTCCATGCTTTGAATACAAGTATGTTCGAATTGTCTAAAGCCTACAAAGAACGCGGAATGGCTGGATATTCTGAATTGCAGGAAAGAGAATTTGCTCTACAGAAAAATGGTTTTAGAGCGGTAAAACATCAGGCGTTCGTAGGAACTTCTTATTTTGATGCTGTTCAGAATACAGTTATGATAGGAAAATCAACTATAACGGCGATGGAACATTCTACGGAGGTTGAGCAATTTTAA